The nucleotide sequence GCAGAGTTTCTCTCCCTGCGGTCGATTCCTGGCGGCTGGAAACAACTACGGAGAGATCGCCCTCTTCAGGTGCGACAGCAAAACACCTGATACAAGTTCAGAAACCTGCACGTTAtcagagtgatgatgatgatgatggtgatgatggtgatgatgatgatgtactTCTTGTTGCAGCCTGTCTGCAGCTCTGAGTCCAGATGCGACGGCAGTCAGTCAGAAACCTATTCTCACGTTCACAGGtgagtttcttttttgtcttctttaatcaataaatgaacaaatgaacagTTTCTGATCTCTCGACTCGTTTAAAGGtgtatatttataattaaaacTGTCCCATATGCTAATAATATCCTCTAACTCCAatgaaaccaacgggtgacgtcacacctcgctaccTCGCTGCGTCCGTCTCATGAACAGTCCGTGGAACCTTTTCTTAAACATAAACTACTTAATAAGCTTCTCCTTCTGCCACGATGCACTATAGAgaagtttttaatgtgtttccgcatgaaaaaaaactaactcTGTACTCAAAGGAAATGTTCAGGAGACTTGCGGAGGCCTTTCTCGGACGTATGGTGCACTGATGAAAGGACGTTGTTCTGAGGGATGGAAGCCTTTGAGAAGGGACACTGAACTGTGACCAATGACGGACTGATGATGGGACTAAAAGCTAAAGTGTTCTAAGACTCTGTTCATCTCTTCTGTCCTTCAGCTCATGAAGGACCCGTCTTCTCTCTTCTGTCCACCGACTGTCAGCTGCTGAGCGCCGGGAACGGCGAGATCAGAGCCTGGAGCTGGACCGAGCTCATCAAGAAGGTGGAGCTgagtttaactttaaaaaaaaccacaagacAGACTAAAGTAAACGTCGGTGTGAAACCAGCTTTCTGTCAATATTTGTCTgatatttgactttttgtctCCTCAGAATGTGAAGCCTCTTTGGACAAAAAGACCCAACTACAAGTGAGGAGCagcttgtgttttctgttcatttaattcatttcactTTGTACTGAACTGCAGATTCAGCAGATTTTAGCTGAATAACTACACATTATCCCTGCTGATCAATTAACAAATCATCTATCAGTCTGTAGATTGATCTCCTTCCTTTCAGGCAGCTGTtagtttcagttcatttctaTAAAACATCAACCTGAAGACAgaattcataaaaaataaaagatcatgttagcataaaaacaaaaaagtaatattagtataaaaacaaaaaaataatattagtataaaaacataaaaagtattgttagcataaaaaataaaagatcatgttagcataaaaacataaaaagtattgttagcataaaaacaaaaaattaatattagcataaaaacataaaaagtattgttagcataaaaaataaaagatcatgttagcataaaaacataaaaagtattgttagcataaaaaataaaagatcatgttagcataaaaacataaaaagtattgttagcataaaaaataaaagatcatgttagcataaaaacataaaaagtattgttagcataaaaaataaaagatcatGTTAGCATAACAAActaatgtttgtgtgaaaaataaagtaattttgACATCGACTAAAAGTTCCGTCGGCATACAAAAGATGCATTATAATAGCATTAAAAAGAAACTTgagcatgaaaataaataacgttagcataaaaaaaaacaaatttcttcttcttcacgtCCTGACATGGATTCCAGCCTCACAGCGTGTGCAGATcactacgtgtgtgtgtgtgtgtgtgtgtgttgtgtgtttgttcagatCCAGTCTGGAGATCCCGGAGATCAACTCGATGGTCGTCAGTCACAGAGTGAGTCGATTAGCTGAACGTCTCAGTCGTGGGTGATGCTGTGATGTGGCGCCCCCTGTGGTCACCGCTGGTAACTGCAGGCGGTTTGTTTGCATCACTGCTGCCGTCGCTTCACATTTTTAGACACAATGTAGATTTTTACACACGATACCTGAGTTTCTGCACTGAAACCAAGTTTATACAGTTTTGATcgtctgtgtgaatgtttgaTACTCGGCTCTGAATTAACTGACAGAAGAATTATCACGACTGTATTTTTTCTCTGCGTGTGTTTCAGGACAACAGTCTGATAGTCGGTGGAGGCGACAACAACATCCACATCCTGGACTTGGAACACGGAGTCTTCAAGGTCTGTGAGAGTCCTGGAAACCCTGCAGCTTAATGTTTAATACAGCAGAGtgtgaatgaaaacatctgAGACTTAAAGAACATGAGTCATAAGTTagtaattttatattaatattgataTGAATTTGATTTTGAGataaaagttgtaatatttccagaaaaaaatcataatagtTTTGataaaaagttgtaaaaattGATAATAATTGAGATAAAGATGTTCCTCATCAGACcgagatgtttgtgtttgttggtcGAGTTCTTCATTTGGACTCGTCGTcgtccaacaggaagtcttaGTTTCATGTTTGAAGCTCTGATCAGACACTCAGAGGAAGCTGTGGACTTGTTTGGTGACTTTTCCTCTGTCAAGTGTCTGTCGCCTGTCTGTCGTGTCTCCAGTCAGTCCTCCAGGGACACTCGGACTACATCCACTGCGTGagcatgagagagagggagggggagatcCTGTCGGGGGGGGAGGACGGAGCTGTGAGGATCTGGGGTGAGTGACAGCACAGACATGTTGGCCAtcatcagagaagaagaaaacttgTTAGATTAcagtgaagagaagaagaaaacatgtttgataacAGTGAATAATGATGTGTGTCTGCAGACTGCAGGACTGGTCAGTCTGTTCACTGCATCGAGGTCTACAAGTACGAGGTGAgatgagtttttattttattttatattgtttatatatttcttcttctccaaAATAACCTGCACAGCCTGTATGAACACAGAACAAGttcataatataatattatttcatGTTAGGCTAAATTATATCAACATTAAGTGAAATAATACAGGCTCATCGTCAAACAGCTGcagatttacagataaataACAGTGAATACGATCACATACATTcatatgttaaatgtttttctttcatttgagtgtattttattatataatgaGCTTATATTTAAGATGTACAACGAGAatcaaacaaactaaaacagtCTGCAGGTGTGTTAAAGAGCTCTGTGAGAGAACAACCTGCAGGACTGACGGGACGATCAGAGTCACATCACGCCAACAGGAAGCTGAGTGTACGGACGCAGCATTACAACAGCTGGacaatatatcgatattattgttattgatatcatgatatgagactagatattgtCTTATATTTTAGATATGCTGTAATTGTTcttcttttcctggttttaaagctgctttacagtaaaaagtcattttctgaACTCAACAGctgttctttattttccttttatccACTTTACTTATTATATCAATCAAtatcaatcagtttttatttatatagcgccaaatcacaacaaaagtcatctcagggcacttttcacatagagcagcaACAGTCGTCCCTACAACGTTTGAGGtttttggttaaaaatattACGCCCCCTGCTGTTGGAGGAGGGTCAGACCTGCTGGCCCTGTTAGCTGTTAGCCGTTAGCCGTTAGCTGTTAGCTCCACATGTATGTGTCTACGTTCGTTATCTTTGCACCTgtatttcatattattgttttttgtgaagcactttgtaactctggttttgaaaagGCACtttagaaataaagttttttttttttatcatgttagcagttagctgttAGCTCATCATGTGATATCTGTCTCTCAGAATTGTGCTCGGCCTCAGTACGGGAAGTGGATCAGCTGTTTGACCACCGACTCTGATTGGATGGTaagaaaacatcaacacacGATGCGTTCATGTCCTCCTGGGGAAAAACATTCACTTTATTGATAGAAAGCTGCGAAACAAGTTTCAGACGACAGCAGTCAGAAACTCAAAGATGTTGAGTTTTCTATCATAGAAAACTGGAAAAGCAAATATTCATGTGTGAGAAGCTGCTGCCAGAGAAGATttgatctttttgtgtctaaaacgactgaaattattaatcagttatcaaaattgttgccaattaatttcctgtcagtcaattaatcatctaatcatttcagctccagAGTGCTAACATGTACATTGAGGGTCATCAGGAGGTTAATCTGACCATGaaacacagatattttttaataaataaataacctcCAGCGTTTACAGCTGATCAGAGACATTATTGATCGATGAGTATTGAcggtgtttctgtctgtgtgcagctgtgtggtgGAGGtccgtctctgtctctgtggcaTCTCCGCTCTCTGTCTCCCACCTCCATCTTCCCTCTGAGCGGCTGCCAGAGACACGTCAGCTTCCACCAGGACATGGTGAGCTCTCccacagcgtgtgtgtgttagcatgttgtTAGCGTGTTTTAATGACGTGACTCTGTCCTCCTGCTGTAGATCCTGGCTGTTGGTGAAGGTGCGTTTGTGTCTCACTGCCTGCTGGGCGGGGAGGTGAAGGCTCAGATTCCCTGCAC is from Thunnus maccoyii chromosome 18, fThuMac1.1, whole genome shotgun sequence and encodes:
- the thoc6 gene encoding THO complex subunit 6 homolog, giving the protein MGPIELLHMSVFSQSFSPCGRFLAAGNNYGEIALFSLSAALSPDATAVSQKPILTFTAHEGPVFSLLSTDCQLLSAGNGEIRAWSWTELIKKNVKPLWTKRPNYKSSLEIPEINSMVVSHRDNSLIVGGGDNNIHILDLEHGVFKSVLQGHSDYIHCVSMREREGEILSGGEDGAVRIWDCRTGQSVHCIEVYKYENCARPQYGKWISCLTTDSDWMLCGGGPSLSLWHLRSLSPTSIFPLSGCQRHVSFHQDMILAVGEGAFVSHCLLGGEVKAQIPCTPQSLNTLQLNTNSSEHRVLTVGGSSDHIDVFTNLSYRAFSLSF